The Halichondria panicea chromosome 6, odHalPani1.1, whole genome shotgun sequence genomic sequence ctctctgggagggggaccctgaataatgaatgatgAGCGTTAGtactattaatcccttattgcacgagtaaccaTACTATAATCGTATTATGTTGCAGTTCTCTGCTAAAATTTTCGGACGCGCCCCAGTGCAATCACTTGCTTGACGACATGGAATGAATTACTGATACAGGATTAATTGCTGTCAGTCACTCACTGCCATACAGTTAGTAGGTAGAAATCACTAGAAAAAATGTTGCAAGCTGCATGCGCTGTGCTAATTTCTCGGCATGTTTTAATTTCCCTTAAAAATACAGAAGAAGTGTATATCAGTTCATAGGTGTCAACTGTCCCGGATTTGGAGGCTCTGTCCTGTTTCCCGTCCGGAAAGTACTATTTACCTGGATTTTCAAGATTGCTGCTCCTTTATAGTTGTGGTAATAAAGTCCAAAGAAGCTCAAGAACTGGAACTATGGCTTGAAAGTTTAAATTATGAACATTACATGCTATACGGTTTAAGAGGCTTTATATACAATGAACCACAAGCTGACCAACAATAATGAGACGGCATGTTAACgtgcaagccttcttgacAACGCAATAGGGCAAAAGCCACATCTTCACATGAGACAAATTAAAGTACAGtggactctcgttaatccggtcacccttgggaccatgcagcttggctggaatagcgaggtggctgtagctcaggaaatagccgcggcttaaaaacgaccttacctcgaatctaataactacttttgcggttcttgtctcgaggataatgaaggataatgaatcattctgttctctatttaagtgtaatccaattttatttgctaaaccacacccaaaacgtcatatccggccgtaatatacgtataaaattacattaaaaaccacagccagcactggccggtaaacggaatagcgagtggccgtactttagggtgagttttgtgcagtaaatatatagctagcattccgtgccaagccaaatggccggtatatcgaggtggccgtacttcagagagccggaatagcgagagtctactgtatttgCTAAAATTAACggggtaaacagtaaacaaactagtttacggtataatacCTCAGGGGCAGGTCCCGTATTTCATTGCCAAATCAGTCCTTTTGGTGTTATTCCAAAGAACAAAGTTTACTAACGTGCCCCAGATTGGGGAACTcagttgtgcatgtgcactattACCCGTGTAATAATACCaagccgtattttaatcggtcTGGATTCAAAGCTAGTTAAGGTACAGTACTATATGGTTTTTGTGGCTGTAATTAGGAATCTCATTCACACATTACAAGTACACACCTTAATTACTGGTTGAGACcttctctttgttgcctccacgcTTCTTGTCAGGTGAGCATCTAAATTAAGAGTAAAACAATCATTTAAAAATGATTTAGTATaggttcataattattatgcactaTCCATATCCAattgactcacagatgtccctggcagatggtctcctcctcataTCTTCTTTCAAACAACTGTCAATAAGtttcctcaacctgtgtgtgcgaGGGATCTGGGAAACATGGAATAATCGATCCTTGGCTGATTTAATCGATTCCAGTTTGCAAACAATCTGTGCAACAATCACTCCATAGGAAAACACATCCAGGCTACTATCGTATTTCTCCTCTTCCAATCGATAGGCCTCGGGAGGTAGATACCCTCTacggtgaccaatggctgtgagggtggagCTAAGTTTGGAGGAatcgtatagccgtgacatgccaaagtcggaaATCATTGCGACAGGCACTGGTCGTGTAAGCTTCAGCAAGATGTTAtcaccacagaggtcacggtggataatctgcttgctgtgaatgtaggccagaccacaagccatgtctttggagaggctaatttcacattcacTAGTGAAGGACTCTTCATCAAGACCGGAGAAATAAGATCTCAGactgcaatccatcagctcaacaacgaggattgtaccacctgatttggggtgcttaGCAGTCGACAAAAACTGGacaacgtttgggtgctggaacGACTTCAGAAAATCACTCTCACGATCAATTGCATTGCTAGCTTCTTCATTTTTGCTGATGGGAATACTTGcctgcatctccatagcatcaTGAAGCAGCACTTTGACTGCACAAATCTCGCTcctgtagctgcctttgaagactgctccaaatgcacctttaccgagAGGCTCATCCAAGAAAACAGTCAAATCGTCATTGATCTGTTGACGATTTTGGTCAACTGTAGaatgttgtgtgtgggggtgaggAAGGGGTATTATTGCAGCTCTATAAACAATCTAGCAGTTATGATATATGCATTccagtggtataattatgtttttggtacttaccctctgacttcacatcTTCAGGATTGCTTGCAccagtagactgtagatgatctctcttgatggtcctggctatgtgaaCGTGGCCAACAATAGGGCTGGACAAAGCTTTGAAAACATCTTCCCAGCGTCTCTCCCCacctttcagccattctttcaaaccctcacgatagcagtcatcaggatcGTCTCGCCATTTCGTACCTATGCTGTCAATGGTATCCGAGGATATCTCAAGAACTAGCAAGAAGTTTCGCCACttgattcgagcatcaaacgtagctATGTACAGCTTTCCTAGATCTGCTATcgtgagatagtcagacatcttctctgcAGAGAGCAGAAAATTTATAATTAGATCAAGATCTATGTTGCAAAATAGTTAACTCCTATATgtctactagatctagctagtagatctatagcaatgcatgtacagtaaacaGTGTTGTTTGCACTCACTGGTAATAATCTAGAGGCTTCACGAATCAGCCTGGAATAGGATCAGAAGTATCAAAAGGACCACACATCAGTTCATGGCaaaaaataccgtatagcaaggtaattttcgggggacatatatttgtggttcagcaatattgagcaCTTATTAGGTCACTAACACGCTACACGGAATGGAATGGCATGTAACCCAATTAGTATAAGACATGCCCTATTTGTTGTCTATTCAAGTGGACAGTGGCATGCATAGCATTGCGTAGTCTGTGTCACGTCaaggtatgttgtgtgtgGCAAGCCGCATTGTACCTTGTTTGTACCTCCCACCAAGACTGTTCCACTTAAAACCATTATCTTATAGATACCCATCACATTGTAGATACCCATCACAGGAGGTGGTCATGAGTCCGTCTGACACTCAGTGACACCCGTGAAGTTACCATCCTGCATGGCTACTGTATATAACGACGTTAGTGTCAGGTGATATGTGGTGGGGCTTACCAGTTTCCAGTACTTAACACAATTGCCAAAAATTAACTGACCACTACGCCCCATAAGTGCATGAGTTTTTCTGGTTATAAGcttagatctataattatgtataatggttgtaagtctatatataattatatataatatatggTGCATGGCTAACCTTGGCCCATGGGTGTTGTAAGTGTATAAGGTCTACTCCGGAGGTATGTGGTGTTGGTTGTACTATgggttattatgcctcggtgcgcatgcgagGTATAGATCTACGGTAtctagtgtgtttgtgtgtgtgtctgtctgctgtgtagactgctacagctgctggCAAGGATCAATGTCAATGAAGTGTATTACACTTCTGGCagtaagtaagagtttctataggcttctagtcatgttttcttcgATTTTAATTTCGTGGAtttgcttcgttctcgagttatgcctagttttgcttccttggaatgccattgcagaaGAGTatgtagaaaaacttgtccccATAGagtattgctactctacttagcagttagctctgcactagaacgctagctattggtagctgcaagagtgagaagagagctgcaaggctctctGCTGATGAAgctagacttggacttttggcatcaatcatttttaacaacaaaaTTACCAcaaccatgcatatacagtggcgtaggaagcaattagcaatttctcaatgggggaCTCTAGTTTTTTAAATGGAAAAAAGAGTAATTAGGCTACATCGACATATTAGTGAGCTTGGATAAGTCATCTCTACTTAATAGCCTAGAAagatggggggggggctccagcccgtGGAGCCCCCCTTCCTACGCCACAGTGACTGGACAAGTACTTTCTatgaattattattattattttttacaccattattattgtcaaTATAGAAATCACAAGTCTCCATCACAATCTCGTTACCTTGGCCATTTAAGAAATTATAATATGCGATTTTTTCTAACTCCTTACTACTTCCATATGCAaccctcaaacttccactcatGCAGTAAAACCATGTGATTATTTAatagttcccgagccccacccctcactgcaTGTCtgctcggaagaggagatgtactttggattctgggagaaggcatCCACCCTATCCCTCGGACAAGATCCCAACCAATGCAACGACCTGaacttatatatatatgagataattattacactgaTACTCCTTACCCTtatacccccacagccccttCGTTTATTTTGTCTGCAATATATTTTTATCAGTACAAACTTTTAATCATCAATGAAATTCTATGGAACGTAATTAGAGTATAATACAGGAAAAAATGATTTGGTGTTTTTCAGTATCAAGATCGTACATTGTTAACTAATTGCATGACAAGTAATTAAGCAGGACTTTTAGAGAAGAAGTTTGCAGTTTGGATGAAAATATTAAGTTTTGTCtctcctccggctacaatcacctctccactaggaagtgctgagcatgtgcagttgaatcgtgcagtaggcaggtctccgactttcacccacctcctggtgtcaggctggtagaggtggatcacTGAACTTGTTTCGCTTTTGTCGTCACGTCCACCAATGGCTAATAGTGATGTctcaatactgagaggagctgacaacacgagtggtacttcttgtaaggtctgccagagagttgGCGTGTCCTGGTAGGGAAGGGCCACCTTtacaatgagttcattgaggtcgacgtggtgcactgtcttggttggaTTCCCAGTGTGATcgtaccctcccattaggtaaaGGGTatttcctatgagagttgatttcagATCTGACTGTGGGTTAGGTaatgactgagcaatgtaccatcttcttgatgcgacgtccaacacctccacagaggagatgCGTCTCTGTTTATCATTAAACCCACctgctacaatgatgtggttgttgaaggagacagctgttgaggaatcacgagcaatgttcattggtgggtacgggtgagtccattctcCTGACTCAAATACTGCAAGTTGATTGGTTGGTTGGTTGTTTATGAAATCATATCCTCctaccagcactagtcgattagcgagtgaagTTATAGCGAAGTACTGGGCAGTGTACTccggtagtttggtccattgatgttgctcgagcttcatcactgcaCACATGTCCCTATCATATTCTGCATggcctccaccaacatacaccacGTCAACGacaacaacactctgtactgAGTCACCCATCTTGATCGACATGTCTTTTTCTCTTCTCAATTTCAGAGTGAATGAAGGGATCAACTccctgggagggggaccctgaataatgaatgagcagaattaggatagtgtctactaacaagtgAATGTTACTTGTCAATTCTAATTCATTCCCTCGATCTAGTTTGCTTAATAAGAGAACCATGATTCAGTCCACTATAGGTCGGAATAATACAATGGTGCATTTCATCTTACCTGTATCAGCTGTTGATTGATGGcatctctcctgaccagctcagcatctttgtgttCAACCTGTTCTCTAcgtgcctgtacaggggacCGTATAGGTGGAAATCTTCAAATCACTATTCTAGTACAACAGAATGAGTTTACACTGCACACTCAAAAGGATgcgtaattataattataacgtgaCAGCCAGTATACTCATGCATATACAAAGACACGCAACTTGACACACCGACAATGAGACAGCCTTATAAGGTACATAATGTAATGTACACATTATTGTTGTTGTGGCTGCAATTAGgaatctcattcacacactacatgtacacaccttctcgactggttgagtgtcctttgactcACTCTCCACTGGCTCCGAGTCTCTTGTCAGTGAAGCATCTAAAGTAAGAATTAAACGTTAAATAGGAAAACATCAACACGTTTTTCGGAAGCGTAAACACATAAATATCGTGCGCTATGTAtctcacagatgtccctggcaaATGGTCTCTTCCCCATGTCTTCTTCCAAACAACTGTCaataagcttcctcaacctgtgttTGTGAGGaatctgggcaacatggaatgatcgGTCCTCTGCTGATTTGACCGTCTCCAGCTTACGAACAATCTGCGCCACAATCACCCCATAGGAAAACACATCCAGGCTACTATCGTATTTCTCCTTTTCCAATCGAATGGCCTCGggaggtagataccccatacggtgaccaattgctgtgagggtgtggctaagcttggagggatcgtatagccgtgacatgccaaaatCGGAAATCATTGCGATAGGCACTGGTCGTGTAagcttcagcaagacgttatcgccacagaggtcacggtggataatctgcttgctgtgaatgtaggccagaccgaaagccatgtctttggagaggctaatctcacattcgctagtgagggactctAATTTATCAAGGTTGGAGAAATACGATCTCAGactgcaatccatcagctcaacaacgaggattgtactgcctgatttggggtgcttagcagttgaaaaatactgcacaacgtttgggtgctggagTGTCTTGAGAAACTCACACTCACGATCAAATGCTTTACTAGCTTCTTCACTTTTGCCGACTGGGAAACCTGACTGCATCTCGATACCATCGTGAATTAGAACTTTTACTGCACAAATATCGCCTCGGTACCTTCCTTTGAAGACTAttccaaatgcacctttaccgagTCGTTCGTTTAGTAAAATTATCAAATTGTCATTGATCTTCTGCTGATTGTGATCTGtaaacattgtgtgtgtggagggtgagAGAAGCAACTAAAAACTATtagcatacataattatgcattccaATTCTAAATTATTGGTActtaccctctgacttcacatcGGTAGGATTGCTTCCACTAGTAGATTGCACATGATCTCTCtcgatggtcctggctatgtcactgtgaCCCACAATAGGACTGGACAAAGCTTTGATGATATCTTCCCAGCTTCTCTCTCTacctttcagccattctttcaaaccctcacgatagcagtcatcaggatcGTCTTGCCATTTTGTACCTATGCTGTCAATGGTATCCGACGATATTTTAAGCACTAGCAAGAAGTTTCGCCATttgattcgagcatcaaacgtagctatgtatagaTCTCCTAGATCttctattgtgagatagtcagacatcttctctgtagagtGTGTAATAAGACATTGGATTAAAATAATGTTGGGTGGGTGAAATTTATCTAGATCTAGCAGTGTAACATTCacatctagatctataaagCAAGAAAACAGTGCTGTCAGCACTCACTGATAAAAATAATCCAGAGGCTACAGTATCTTCATTCAAGATGCAGAAGTTAGTAGAGAACAAGCCTCGGTACGATACGGTAGAGAACAACACACTTGAACTCAGCTACAAGTAGAATTTTAGAACAACAAGACACACCCTTTTCTTCAGAAAATTCCTGTTGCATGCATAAAAATACCTGAATCAGCAAACCACGTGGAGACTAAGAGATCGAGAGAACAGCTGAAGCAGCTCACAGAAGACAGTTGAACCAGGAAAAATTATACACAGTCACTTTTTGcaagtggccaaacattttcCTGTCCCTGGATGTGACCCCAAGCACAGTGGAGACTAGTCTATTGGTATCTATGAGATGGCCTGGCAATCTTGATTACTGCTACTGTGAGGGGCTAGCTGTTCTGGCTGAGTACGAGTGGGCCTAAACTTTCTTACACAGGCTGGCTCTTGCTTGCTGCAGAAatttgggggtggggcttatGCAGAACACATTAGCagagggtcaaaggtcaacgTGGGTGTGTCCAATGTGGGTGTGTCGGTCACATGTGTGAGTGCATCTTTTCAACCAAGACAAAGCTAAAGAGACAAGGCTTTGAACTTGTTGGGACCGTGGAATACTTGGACCTATCATATTTGCACAACTGAAAGAGAGTACTTCATTTATAACGCGAGTTAAACGGTAAGTTAGCCTTACAAAATTTgaggtgtgtttgtgtgtgggtggtgtatTAAaatcatagctagctagctagaacaaTGAATAAATTAGTCACATCTATTGGATGTTTTTAATCACCAACTAAATACTGCTATAGTTAATTTTGAAAGATATtagcgcacacacacatacgcacacgcaTACGCATTTCATTAAAAGATTGTCTCACCAATTTTCATTGATTATAGTTCAGTTGATAATCAATTTACAGCTTACTGGTATGACACTCAGTGCTAGTGAAACACACTGCACTCATGCTATTCGGAGTAGCTAGCCCGAGCTATGCTTACATTGCTTAGATGTGCCTCTTAGTTTTGTGCACAgtctatagtggtcaccccTTGggcaacagtggctgtaataaagaggtggcctgctaacacatgctatgaagactttgggacccattaacctagctgtattatagagggtgattTACTTATAGGGTGACCGCAATAGACATCACTGTTACTGGTGTATAGTTATGGTGAAGTCTTTTCCCGCAAGCCATAGTTGAGTGTGATTCTATTCTTGACATAAGTCCCTACTAGGACTTTGTTTACGTTGATAAGGTATTTCCAAGTTTCACGGTTTCACTGTTTAGGGTTGAGTGCAGAGCATGTGATTGTTTACTGTGGAGAAAACAATTCAAAGTATTTGCATTTGAATCATTTATGCTATTTATATGATTGTATACTTTTATGTGTAGTTCGCTTGGCTTATGCATGTAATTttagtataatttattataagtACTTTTATTCTCCATAGCATGTCTGTCCTCACGAGGTTATCCTATTCAGACTGTAGTTTACCCCctccacgtacatgtagacacTCACTATTTAACTATTCTTAT encodes the following:
- the LOC135337573 gene encoding uncharacterized protein LOC135337573 yields the protein MSDYLTIEDLGDLYIATFDARIKWRNFLLVLKISSDTIDSIGTKWQDDPDDCYREGLKEWLKGRERSWEDIIKALSSPIVGHSDIARTIERDHVQSTSGSNPTDVKSEDHNQQKINDNLIILLNERLGKGAFGIVFKGRYRGDICAVKVLIHDGIEMQSGFPVGKSEEASKAFDRECEFLKTLQHPNVVQYFSTAKHPKSGSTILVVELMDCSLRSYFSNLDKLESLTSECEISLSKDMAFGLAYIHSKQIIHRDLCGDNVLLKLTRPVPIAMISDFGMSRLYDPSKLSHTLTAIGHRMGYLPPEAIRLEKEKYDSSLDVFSYGVIVAQIVRKLETVKSAEDRSFHVAQIPHKHRLRKLIDSCLEEDMGKRPFARDIYASLTRDSEPVESESKDTQPVEKARREQVEHKDAELVRRDAINQQLIQGPPPRELIPSFTLKLRREKDMSIKMGDSVQSVVVVDVVYVGGGHAEYDRDMCAVMKLEQHQWTKLPEYTAQYFAITSLANRLVLVGGYDFINNQPTNQLAVFESGEWTHPYPPMNIARDSSTAVSFNNHIIVAGGFNDKQRRISSVEVLDVASRRWYIAQSLPNPQSDLKSTLIGNTLYLMGGYDHTGNPTKTVHHVDLNELIVKVALPYQDTPTLWQTLQEVPLVLSAPLSIETSLLAIGGRDDKSETSSVIHLYQPDTRRWVKVGDLPTARFNCTCSALPSGEVIVAGGETKLNIFIQTANFFSKSPA
- the LOC135337570 gene encoding uncharacterized protein LOC135337570; this encodes MSDYLTIADLGKLYIATFDARIKWRNFLLVLEISSDTIDSIGTKWRDDPDDCYREGLKEWLKGGERRWEDVFKALSSPIVGHVHIARTIKRDHLQSTGASNPEDVKSEVDQNRQQINDDLTVFLDEPLGKGAFGAVFKGSYRSEICAVKVLLHDAMEMQASIPISKNEEASNAIDRESDFLKSFQHPNVVQFLSTAKHPKSGGTILVVELMDCSLRSYFSGLDEESFTSECEISLSKDMACGLAYIHSKQIIHRDLCGDNILLKLTRPVPVAMISDFGMSRLYDSSKLSSTLTAIGHRRGYLPPEAYRLEEEKYDSSLDVFSYGVIVAQIVCKLESIKSAKDRLFHVSQIPRTHRLRKLIDSCLKEDMRRRPSARDIYAHLTRSVEATKRRSQPVIKGPPPRELRLPLTLKLKRGKNMPIKMGTSVHTVVIGDTVYVGGGMADIYRDRCTVMKLEQDQWTKLPQYTARYFAMTSLANRLVLVGGRDSRSGQPTNQLSVFESGEWTHPYPPMNIAHIYSTAVSFKNHIIVAGGKNDKECISSVEVLDVASGRWSISQSLPNPQYEMKSTLIGNTLYLMGGWDHTYAETRTVHHVNLNELIAKAFSNQDDTPTLWKTIQDTPFQFSAPFSIGRSLLTVGGRDDRVNPSSSILLYQPDTRKWVKVGDLPTARCSCTCSVLPSGEVIVAGGQTKTFHYIQTVDLFSISA